The DNA segment ccagactgaaattcctaagggggaagggctttaaacctctgtcttcacagaacatccctttgccagagaatggcaaagaaactgctttttgtacatatcaatggaccagaatgaactcaaaaagacttataaatgaatcattccattgcttaactccatattcatttatgtgtaacccacacatttgactatcatgtataatcacttgttgtgtatgtcttttgataactataggatacatagtcatgtctagtattgatataatcgaattttcttgcttgatattgtcctgacaatcatttatttgtaaaatttatcataatcgtgttataggaatcatgtccaaaattagaccctgcgaggcaggaaccacatgcttggtaagataaacaaatgatttatgatacccccgagccaagaccatatctgattggtcaagacaacatttgaggtgtggccaacaaggaactttaaatactttggacatcgtaaaatctttgcttttagtccctagctgctgctattagccatgtcggcttttagttccagccttactcgtgctatcagtcatgcctgctcttagcttttagcttgtagctttgctacctagctttagcttgtagcatctagccatgcggttagtcatcattgttctttgagcgcggttccagcgtgcctgcctgctgctacttagccacgatgagaaggaacacaacctagtctcgtcaaactttatttcttttcttttccgtttgagagtttcgtgttctgagttaagttttgtaacgtctgttcaacttcaaccagcgcacacgactctgcactttcagccaacacccaacaaccacgggcttcccaagacgtcacttcagcgactgaacttccagccaatcaacgacctcgggatagccctttcaccgaggctccttcttcacaggagatgcaagtaactttacctccagactgtgacctttactggtgtatctaatataattttaacctcattgaggaactcaatgcgagcgctaattacgtgattgatggttgttcatgtctatgcaatttaacgtattgctgtaaacctgggattccatatttccattctcttaaactcatctttccctaactttcgaccttcctgcaacttgtgtgaatgtgtgtgtgcgtgcgtttatgtgttagattagtttatatgtcttagatttatctaataaagccttattcatattgaaaagagaagtatcttgtgttttgtgcttacaagttaatgtcttaaactgccgatcttgttactgtgctaattaatagtgttttcactatagtttggatattagtatccagcgcagatctgatgttaaacggctagttcactgaatcgcagggcgtctctgtgaacagccgtgaaacagtgattctgttcaaattccctttaaaatcttaaatgattccctttgagctaaattgacctgtttcccttacacctaCCAACTTTTCAACGTATATATTTGCCTACATCTACCAaccatgtgtgtgcatgtgatatGTAATCGGCATTGGATTCAACCCCCCACAAACGCAGTCTCATCGTGTCGCTGGTTAGCCTCTGGTATGTTTGTCTGTGCTTGTTCATGTGTTTTGTAGGAGgtgtggctttggagagtgatttgcagggagggtgggttCTTATGCTTTCAAAACTAGCTTGCTATTTTTACCCTCTATGAAACTTGCATACTACCTTTTAAAAAAGGCTTCGAAAGTGTGTTTGCAGGATGTGTTTTGACTCCGTAATGAACAGAAAGAGCAATCTAGCCAAGGACAGAGGATGTTAGTGTCGAGTTTTCTGACTCCAGATAGGAAGAGCATCTGGTGGGGTTGATATATGTGATCCTAATGCTTGCTGTCAGAATCTGTGCACATATTGAGCAGAGGTAAAAGTGATTGTTTAGATGGGATTTGATTCCTGGCATGCAGAACGCTGAAGGAGCCTCCAGTCATTTGATTAGAGTAAAATCCATCCAACAGGGCAAAATAACTGCCCCAGGCTACCCTCTCCATTGTCAGTGCCTGCAGCTAAGACTTCTGCTTGGAAGCCATTAGGGAAATCAAGGTGTTTGAACTTAGTCAGGTCTTTAACCAGCTGGAAACACTCATTAAGCTGAGACTGGAACTGTTCTCTTATTTTTAGAACCAGCTTTGTAGTTGCATTTTGTAACTGTTGCCAGGCTGAATAAATCACTAAATCTGTTCTACCAAAAATGATCTGAACACGGAACAACACAATTGACCTTTTGTCTTAAGAATTTTgctaaacacacataaacacattttttctaGGTtgctgactgaaaaaaaaaaaaaagacaccgtAAACAACAATGCTCTATTctaaatttatttcatattttacagtgttactgCACCTTTTCTACTGATGGCATAAATAGTTTATGCTGCTCGATAAACGTCAACATAAATCATTTCAATGTGTCTTCCAAGCAATCTGACACTTTTCAAGAAGGAAGTAGTTTGATTaacataatttgttaaaaatagaGCTGAATCGAAATCTGGTTTGGTACTGCATTAAAGGTTAAAACTTGTGATCCATAGATATCAAACCATGATGCCATTTGATTTTACCAACTTCCAGCTGAGCTTAATATTGTAGTCACTCCCGTGTGCATAGCAGCAGGTGATAGAATGCACACTGTTAATTTCTAATGCACACACATCAGTCCCAAACCTCAAGCCTGTTACAGTTGCACAGATATTTATACAGTCATTTAGAGCAGTCCATGTTGCACCTTATTACAGCCCAGTTGAGTATTACACCTGTATTATGTGCCATAGGTGGATCCTCAGGCCTCTCACTCAAAACTGAACATCAGTGCATGCAGTCTAACAAtgctaaaaattaaaaacatttagtttgttttagtaGTTTAGAGAGCACTGTGcaatttctttttaaatctgTTAAAAATAGTCCTCTTTGCTACTTATTGATATGTTGCTTTATGCTATTtacaactttcatttttttttttatagtaaggcATGCTTCTCAAATGTTTCCCTCGTCACACAGAGATGACATTGTTCTTCAAATCATGCACCATTCAGACAGTCGAGTGTTTGTTTGCAAATCATCTGAGCACTAGTTCTGTGTGAAATCAACACACAACTACTCAATTATTTGACTAAAATCCTCAATAAATGTAGAAGCAGATGGTTTTTGTTTTGAATGTATAGCATGATGTGCAAAGCTTTAAaccaaacctgttttttttttttttactaaaagatAAAATGATTGAATCATTCATGAAGATCATGTTAACACTGGCTTTTGGCAAAATagtgtttttggaaaaaaatatatcagtaagctagtttacaaaaatataaaaacaaattcagaaGCTACTACACCAAATATAAATGAGTACTTATACACACTTCCAAGAGCTCCTTGCTTATGtccatattaaatgtaaaaaataaatggagtCATTTTGCATCTGTGTGAATTTAAGGGTTAACCTGCTTTAAGGGAAGCAGATGCTCCTGcagttaaacaaacaaacaaacaaaaaaatcatgtCATCAACAATATTTTTGAGCTGCTTCCCTTTGCACATAATACACAATTACAAATCTTTACATTCATGCAGATATTCATGACTTCCAGAACACTTTGGTTTGATTATAAAGTTCTAAAAACTAGTAAAAATgctaaagatttgcttaacataTATGCAACTGATGAGATTTTTGCTAGCATTTGGAAAAAAGACATCTCTAGATAAGGATTTTTGTGAGatcaggtaaataaaaaaaaaattaactaaatatttgtgtcagaaataaaatgcatttattggcCAAAAAGGTTCACTGAAAACTTAAGCAGAACAAGTTGATCTAGGACAGTCATCACGACTTGTGCGTAACTACATTGTACTTGCATAATGTAAaaggctttttttattattctaattaagctGTTCAGCACAAAACCAGgttcctttgttttattttaaaaggtacCAAATTTCACTTTCCACAAGCTGCTTTCATGCAAAAACACCTCTCTTACTCACTCTCACACGGCTTTAAAATATTGCATGCACCTGTTTTCCTGAATAGCGTAATCAAACGTGGAAAATGATTCTTCAGCTATTTAAGATTTCAGTAAAATTCCACAGCAGATGTTTTGGCCAATAAAGTGCAAACTAAAGCGAAACCCCACCCCTTTCTATGAGCTTTCATCACGACTATGAGCCATAAAATATAAACTGCATAATTTATCATCCTCAACGATCTCATTGCATCTCCCTAAAATTCCTTCTGCTTGCATAATCGCATCGAGTATGAGGTTTAAGGAGATTCAGGAACATTCTAGAAATGAAAGACATAATAATGCTGCATTTTCTAACTTGCACCAGAAGTTTGATGGATTGAACATAGGCTGAGTCAGCATGTATTCTGTGTGAGTTCAGTAGTTGCCATGTTCAAGACGTATTCAAAGCCTTACTGCACTTTGGGTCCAGTGAAATTGTGCATACATTCAGCTGGAGTCTTTGTAGGATTTGGAAAAAGCACTGATTGGGTTGGATTAGTCAAACAGCCGTCAAGACAAAGCAATCATCACTGTAAAAAACACTCGCTGCTTGTTGATGAATCTGTAGAGCCAACAACAGATACCTCTGTAATTGCAGGGAGTGTGATCTCTCCACAGCAAATCTTCATGGTCTCAGAGTGATATGGAGTCATGTGGGAAGTGCAGACTGTGTTTAAATTTTGATGCACAGTGCAAAATCAGACGTAGATGCCTTCTGGGTTAAAGGTCGTGTTCAGCGGGCTCTGCAGAGCTCGTAGGTCAGCGGGAAGTTGTCGAGCTGATCCAAGCCGCTTCAGAGATCCAGACTGATTTTCTGACTCTACGGAGATAAAACAAAGAGTGACTTTACttgtaaagtatattttaaaatgtaaaaattgtgcCTAAGAGTTTAGAAACGTACATTACAGGTTGGTTACCTTATGTTAAATGAAGAACAAAACAGACAATATCTATGTTTGTACCTATGTTAGCTTCCTCCTCACCAGGGTCTGCTGGTAGAACTGTTACTTTAGTGCCAGTCTGTTGAATAAACTGTTGAAGGTTCACCTGCCTCAGCTCCTTAGTTAACTGTTCCAGCTCCTGCTCCCTctcctaaataaaataataataatgttaaaatgttcaatttatttattaatttttttaaaagaaagaggaGGGCCAACATATTATGCTCCAAAACCAGCCATGCTAGCATTTGTTACTTTGACAGTCCAGATAGAATTTAGTGCTAGAATTTAATACAAGTGTATCTATGTTATGTAATGTTCCAGGTGAATgcaaatggtactgggaaatatcCTGCTCCGTCACTTCATCTGTAAGCTCTGGCAAAGATCTTTTACATAATATCTGTGACCATTACCCTCCACCCCCTCCCAGCTCCCTTAACATGCTGCAAAGCCGATTAGTAGCATTGTTGGAACTTAAGGTCAAAGAGTCCAAAACAAAGCAGCTTGCAGGTTTCAGCAAAGCCACACTTGTACTGCATGGATAAAAACATTGGCTATTCTTTAGTACTTTGCTTCATAGGTTGTTTTGACACTTGGTCAGAGAACATTGGATTTACTACCAAAACTTTATGTGCACAGAACAGCACTTGATTATATCTGTCATGGATGCAATGCAAGAGATGCAAAGACTGCAAACTGCTCCCTGAAAGAACAGCTATGACAGCattgtccaatcctgctcctggagggccaatgtcctgcagagttaagctccaaccTGCACCAACACACTTGAAGTTtttagtgatcctgaagacctggttcaggtgtgtttaaattaGGATTTGAGATAAACTATGTAAGATAGTGGTTCTCCAGGATTAGGAAAGGACAGCCCTAAGCTATGAGATATAAATCTTTAAGAAATATGTATACTATTTATTAATCTCTGCATGCTCCCCAAGTCATCAACAGTGATTCACTTTTGCAATTTTGTACAAATTGCTTTCACAAACTGTGAACCATACTTGAATACTTTGTTTGCAGTTGTGGGCCTGATTTTGGACAACTTAACACTAACCAAATGATTCGGATCACTTTCAACTGTTAGTCTAAGGGAATTGTGATCTTCCTTCAGGTGATCTCACCTGTAGCCTGATGTTTGACTGCCCAAGTGAAAGCTCCACAGCTCTGCAGCTGCTTTCCAGTCTTGCAGCCTGCTGCACCTGTATGTCTAGCTCGGCACAAGCCTTGTCCAGTCGCGACCGGACCTCCATTTCATCCGCTAGCCTCGTCTCTATCAGCTCTTGTTGCAGGCGCTCTGCCTCCAGCCCTGCTTCCATGCACTGAATACGTGCTAGGTACTCTCCCAGCTGCTCCTCGCACTCCTGTACACGGCTGCGCAGTTCCTGCAATTGCTCACGAAGTTGTCTCTCATTGTCCTGCTCAAGCTTCAACTCATTCTCCCAGAAAGCATGCTCTTTCATCTCCACCTCATTCCTGCGGACCTGCTGCTCTAGTTTGACCagctcctcttcttcttcctctgtcAATTGCCACTGCAACTCAGTCTCGCAGTGTTGCAGTTTCTGCTCTAGGATGTGCAACTTGTCCTTCTGCAACTGCACCAGGCGGGACAGCTCCTGTGTAGGGGCTGGAGTGCTGCTGCGGTTTGTGTTTACCGCTCTCTGTTTGGTCTCAACTTCACGATTCTTCCCGAAGATCTCACGTAACCCCTTAGCACCACCGGTGAAAGTGAGAGACTTGCGTTTTGGTTCGCGTCGTTTGAGGGAACGGTCATTGGCTGTGGGGCGTAGCTTTGCCATGGGAGGGAGACTTTGGCGGTATAAGCTGCGCTCTGGGGTCCTTTCAGAGGTGTCCGAGGTGGGGCGCTCACTCAGAGATGGGCCTGTACGTTGAAGCACCAACTGCACATCACTAGCATACTGACCCCACTTATTCAGAGAAACCACAGGATTCTCATGGGGGGCCAGGTGCCTCTCTGTCTCGCGCCATTTTTCAATCAGCGTGTAGCGACCTGTCCGCCCTGCAAGACAATACTTTGACATTAGAAATTTGAAGTGCAATTTCTGCATTAGGGTCAAAAATCAGAATTTCAAAACCAATGGTTGTTTCAAACAAGTATCCCAAACATTCCTCCAGTCTGTCAGTCACCCAAACAAGTAGTCCCACCCCAAAATCCGACAACTGGTTAAGACTCTGTTGTTTTGTCAGTATATTTAAACGAGTCATATCTTTGATGCTTTTAGAGATTGAACCTATGAATGACTTTCGTATAGTTAATATATATTGCATACTGCATATAGTTAATATAGTTTTGTGCATATCTGCAATCTGATCTAGACAACTGACTGTCCACACAGTGTATCGAACCGTTTATATCCAATTTGTGTGTCCAGAGACACGCTTTTAATTTTACGAAATGTGCGTTGTTTTCTATGCCAATGCCACTGTGTTGTTGTGCCTACACTAAAGACGACACTAACAGCAATACAGTTAGCAAAACAGGTTTTTTTCTTACGACCTGACTATGTTGCCATCACACAGCTTTAAATTTCTTCTTATGAAGCAGTGGCAGAAATGCAGGAATCTGGAATGTGTGATTTTATTCTGTCCTGTCGTCTCTGCTGGTTTCAAAACTCAAACTCAATGAGGTGTGTACACTAGTAGTATATTGTCTTTTTCCGCATGACTTGCATTTTGCAACAACACAAGCTTATTTCTGAAAAGACATTAAGCATGTTTTCTTAAAAAGTCTGACATGTTTACGTTTTATTTGGCATGAGAATGTGAATAATCTACGCCACGTTTTAGACCCGTCAGACTAAAATGGATTTCAGGGAATGCAATTTGAATAGCAATGCAAACCACATATGAATGTAGCTCAAAACAGATTAGCAAAAATggatttcatgtattttgttgCAGTTCAGAATATATAAATGTGATCGGATTTCAGTAGGATTTGCACAAAAATTTAGGCTGGCAGTCTGAACGAGgtataaaatagtttaaaattgcACTACATTACATACATTGACTTGAATAAAGCTGCGTATGGATAAGCAGAGAAGCAAGCAGACATACAAGACACAAAGATTTCACTTTCCAAAGGAAATCCATCCAACATTCCCCAGAGACCAGGCGCCTCAGTGACATAGAGATTGCACTTATTCATGAAATAATGGACAAAAACACAGTCTCATTATTTCTAGTATGGGGTGACAGGGTTGAACTTTGAGACTAGAAGGGACAATGCTGCATTTTACTGCTCCCATCTCTGATCTCAAAGAGGGCTTGTTGTCAAGGAGACAACCATAGTGAGGATTATGTTGCATAAAAAATAGTGGAAGGGAAGAACAAAGGAGGAGGGAGCTTGGAAGGAACAtgccaaaaattaaaaattaaacaaatcctTTAAAAAGGTTCTGTTAAAAATTATACCATTGTGAAACATGTTATTCACCAATCAGTTTGTGTTTTGAGCATGTCAAGGTGACCAAAACCCTGTTTGGATCTTGATGATTAGGGTACAATGTGTTTAGTGTCTCACCTATTGCTTGGGCCAAAGCGATGACAACCTCTTGACATGTGGTGACTTCTGTGACCCCACAGACGATGCGCTGCACTCCATCCACCCATACCTTCAGTTCCATGCCTCTCATCTGGATGATGTCATTCCTCACCTCTGCAGGCCCCCGTTGCAAGCTCTCTGGTCTGCATGCTGCTCTTATCACTGCTTGAAAGACCAAAGAACTGTTTGTGCTAATCCCATTTACATAAGGAATGGTTTAATCATAAATACCTCTCTGTATTCTTCAATAACAGTCACCTGACTAGTACTTGGTTCTTTATGATACTTCATCCATTGTGTCAATCTGACAGATGGCATCTTTAGCTCCTCATGAACAGAGGGTTTGAGTGCTGCAGTGCTAAAGTTTTACTCCCAGCTTGCTCTCATAAGCCCTGATCTGTTATTATCCTCAAATCCGGCTTGAAAATCAATTTTCACTTACTGCACTGTGGTTCGTCCTTTTGTTATCCTGTTGTTCTCTTTAAGGATTGTTGCTAGTTGATGGACATCCTGTTTTTGCACATCCCACCACTGTATTTTGCCTGTCTGacttgattctttttttttttttttttattgattttaatgaatttatttgtttacatcaaCTGACTTATATGTATCAGTGCTATGTATAGTCAGAATAgacagttaaaaaataaactattcaaCTGCCCCCAATGGAGAACACTCTTAGCTAGGTATTTTGAGATTAAGACCCTTGCATTACAAGATCATTTAAACAAAGCATACAAATACCATAGCAAATATGTTTAAAGCTCTCAATTTCAGATGTgttttcagaatttattttttttttgttctgcaaGTTTTATTTACTGAATTTTATTGTTAAGGAAAACGTTGGTATAGACTGATGCTTGTCCTCTGTGGTAGTGGACTGAGTGAACCGAGTGATTTATTTAGCCATGAACCACTCAAGCAGAAGAACTGGTCCAAACAGGCCTGTGTGAACAGTATGGATGGCGCCCATTCCCATGAGATGCACTCATAAAGGATAAGTGGGATGAGCTGTACACCCCTGACAGGTAATAAGTCTTTCAGTGTGTGTGCTTTGTGAAGAGAGAAAGTCCTTTGTTTGtctctcattctgtctgtctccatGAGTGTTTGAGCTGCTAAAATCTGAAGTGGGCAATGTCTTGCTATGCCATCTCACACCCAGCTGATATGCATGATGGATATCTGTATCTGCATAGTGCATTGTCAACACTACAGAAATACAGTTTTAGCAAACCCCTAAGTATTAAATTCCAGCACAGAAATCATCCATAAATTTGTGCCATGGATATTATAATACCTCACATTATGAAACCAGTTAAGGAAGGGTGTGGTATGAAATTGTATTGTTTCAAAGTAAAGACCGTATCGACAAATCTCTTCTTCCATGTTGTGATGTACATAGCTGTGAAACGAatcgaaaatgaaaaaaataaaggtcGGGGATTTGGTTCTGCTCATCAGTTGCTGCTTGTAGTCATATAAAAACGGGTTTTAAGTTAATTAAATGGTTGTAGATGGCCAGCCAAGGTGAATCATTTTCAATAAGATGAATAAGATACATTTACAAAATCGGGTACATTTCATGTCAACATTTAATGACTGGATAACCAATTTTGGGAAATCCCAAATTAAAGGAGGTATCCAAGCAAGAATAACAGAGACAGAGGGTTTGGTTCTTTTCACTTGGGCCAGTACGCAACCATCTATAGCAACCACAAGGAACACCCTAGTTACCACCTTGAAAAGCACTTAAAACAGCTTAGAACTGcttggcaaccacccacaacatctTAGCTTTTGCATGGACAAGCATCCAGTcacattttctaaatatcttgttttaattCTGTCCTGGTGTGCGTTCTGATACTCTGACATCATGTTCTAAACAGTCTCTCTTGGGCAGAGACATCGGGGCAGGACGTCTAATCATTCATTTCTGCTTTAGAAATCTCCCATGAGCTTGTTAACTCAGTTCAGTCCTACCCATTCAGCAAAGCACCATACAGTTGTTTTCTTGTATGTTTTAAACACTGCATTAAGTCCAGCCCCCCAACAAGATTATGTATCAGTTGCAGAATCTGTGTTTAACTGTATATACATGATATACAGGCATCTGCCCCAGACGAGCTATGGCTCAATGACCTGGGGATAAATTTAACAAACTCAAGGCTTTAGCGGCCTGTCAGTGTAAGGTACAGCCAAGACAGGCGATAAAGGAGACATAACGCGTCTAAACTCACATTCCAGTCCACTCACGTCTGTAAATACAGATCACGACA comes from the Carassius auratus strain Wakin chromosome 4, ASM336829v1, whole genome shotgun sequence genome and includes:
- the LOC113062355 gene encoding ras association domain-containing protein 8-like isoform X1, with amino-acid sequence MRGMELKVWVDGVQRIVCGVTEVTTCQEVVIALAQAIGRTGRYTLIEKWRETERHLAPHENPVVSLNKWGQYASDVQLVLQRTGPSLSERPTSDTSERTPERSLYRQSLPPMAKLRPTANDRSLKRREPKRKSLTFTGGAKGLREIFGKNREVETKQRAVNTNRSSTPAPTQELSRLVQLQKDKLHILEQKLQHCETELQWQLTEEEEEELVKLEQQVRRNEVEMKEHAFWENELKLEQDNERQLREQLQELRSRVQECEEQLGEYLARIQCMEAGLEAERLQQELIETRLADEMEVRSRLDKACAELDIQVQQAARLESSCRAVELSLGQSNIRLQEREQELEQLTKELRQVNLQQFIQQTGTKVTVLPADPGEEEANIESENQSGSLKRLGSARQLPADLRALQSPLNTTFNPEGIYV
- the LOC113062355 gene encoding ras association domain-containing protein 8-like isoform X2 — protein: MRGMELKVWVDGVQRIVCGVTEVTTCQEVVIALAQAIGRTGRYTLIEKWRETERHLAPHENPVVSLNKWGQYASDVQLVLQRTGPSLSERPTSDTSERTPERSLYRQSLPPMAKLRPTANDRSLKRREPKRKSLTFTGGAKGLREIFGKNREVETKQRAVNTNRSSTPAPTQELSRLVQLQKDKLHILEQKLQHCETELQWQLTEEEEEELVKLEQQVRRNEVEMKEHAFWENELKLEQDNERQLREQLQELRSRVQECEEQLGEYLARIQCMEAGLEAERLQQELIETRLADEMEVRSRLDKACAELDIQVQQAARLESSCRAVELSLGQSNIRLQEREQELEQLTKELRQVNLQQFIQQTGTKVTVLPADPESENQSGSLKRLGSARQLPADLRALQSPLNTTFNPEGIYV
- the LOC113062355 gene encoding ras association domain-containing protein 8-like isoform X3, whose protein sequence is MRGMELKVWVDGVQRIVCGVTEVTTCQEVVIALAQAIGRTGRYTLIEKWRETERHLAPHENPVVSLNKWGQYASDVQLVLQRTGPSLSERPTSDTSERTPERSLYRQSLPPMAKLRPTANDRSLKRREPKRKSLTFTGGAKGLREIFGKNREVETKQRAVNTNRSSTPAPTQELSRLVQLQKDKLHILEQKLQHCETELQWQLTEEEEEELVKLEQQVRRNEVEMKEHAFWENELKLEQDNERQLREQLQELRSRVQECEEQLGEYLARIQCMEAGLEAERLQQELIETRLADEMEVRSRLDKACAELDIQVQQAARLESSCRAVELSLGQSNIRLQSQKISLDL